The following proteins are co-located in the Microbacterium sp. SORGH_AS_0888 genome:
- a CDS encoding ADP-ribosylglycohydrolase family protein: protein MTRATTSGSAWPRAAPSATPRRASARPTPGTTTPPPDDDTAVPAGVVCGLAHAGDPRAASELARRYARITHAGDGVDAAAAMAALVARVLTGSPLRDAVDAGRGEIAPGSWLDAGLDTALGIADTAGDPFAAVPSLIRALSPRLYSHASTAAETLPLAVAVTLLTDAEPARAIPLSLTIARKADSVPAFVGALCGAARGRAAFGPEWDALDELRGILLPTLEGVRLSALADRLLARAEHPNPTEDVTP, encoded by the coding sequence ATCACGCGGGCGACGACGTCTGGCTCGGCGTGGCCGCGCGCAGCGCCGAGCGCAACGCCGCGGCGGGCCTCCGCCCGCCCCACACCGGGAACGACAACCCCGCCGCCCGACGACGACACCGCCGTGCCCGCGGGCGTCGTGTGCGGGCTGGCGCACGCCGGCGATCCGCGGGCGGCGAGCGAGCTGGCCCGACGGTACGCCCGCATCACCCACGCCGGCGACGGAGTCGACGCGGCCGCGGCCATGGCGGCCCTCGTCGCGCGGGTGCTGACCGGAAGCCCGCTGCGCGACGCGGTCGACGCCGGCCGCGGCGAGATCGCGCCGGGGTCGTGGCTCGACGCCGGTCTCGACACGGCGCTGGGTATCGCCGACACCGCGGGCGACCCGTTCGCCGCCGTGCCCTCCCTCATCCGCGCCCTGAGCCCTCGGCTGTACTCGCACGCCTCGACGGCGGCCGAGACGCTGCCCCTCGCCGTGGCCGTCACGCTCCTGACCGATGCCGAGCCGGCGCGCGCGATCCCGCTGTCCTTGACGATCGCCCGCAAAGCCGACTCCGTCCCCGCCTTCGTGGGCGCGCTGTGCGGCGCCGCCCGCGGCCGCGCCGCGTTCGGCCCCGAGTGGGACGCGCTCGACGAGCTCCGCGGCATCCTGCTGCCGACCCTGGAGGGCGTCCGGCTCAGCGCCCTCGCCGACCGCCTTCTCGCCCGCGCGGAACACCCGAACCCCACGGAGGATGTGACCCCATGA
- a CDS encoding ADP-ribosylglycohydrolase family protein, translating to MTRTDRSRASLIALAAGDALGAPTEGMSRDAIRERYGRVETFLTADAAGTDDTEYAVLTATAVLRHGHALTSDDVADLWLEALAVQDGGFAGAGFSEMVALAGLSAGLRPPDTGIRNYERWSDGAAMRAAPLGLLCPGDPVEAARLATIDARVSHSGDGILGARAVAAAVAAAAGGAPWQEALEAGIASIPEDSWSHRMIARAFAIVDAAGDVEGAERALSEELPLRHYPWADAAPEAVAFAFALVRAHEGDPVQSVLAGVNMGRDSDTIAAMAGAICGAASGTSALPDDWAPRVREVAGVCVTATRGADLLAIADDLAAASHG from the coding sequence ATGACGCGCACCGATCGCTCTCGCGCCTCGCTCATCGCGCTCGCGGCCGGCGACGCGCTGGGCGCCCCGACCGAGGGGATGTCGCGTGACGCGATCCGGGAGCGCTACGGCCGGGTGGAGACCTTCCTCACGGCGGACGCCGCCGGCACGGACGACACCGAGTACGCCGTGCTGACGGCGACCGCGGTCCTGCGGCACGGGCACGCGCTCACCTCCGACGACGTCGCCGACCTCTGGCTCGAAGCGCTCGCGGTTCAGGACGGCGGATTCGCCGGAGCCGGCTTCTCCGAGATGGTCGCGCTCGCGGGGCTCTCGGCGGGACTCCGACCGCCCGACACCGGGATCCGCAACTACGAGCGCTGGAGCGACGGCGCCGCGATGCGCGCCGCTCCCCTCGGGCTGCTGTGTCCGGGAGACCCCGTCGAGGCGGCTCGGCTCGCCACGATCGACGCCCGGGTGAGCCATTCCGGCGACGGCATCCTCGGCGCACGCGCCGTCGCGGCGGCCGTCGCCGCCGCCGCGGGCGGCGCGCCCTGGCAGGAGGCGCTCGAGGCCGGCATCGCCAGTATCCCCGAGGACTCGTGGAGCCACCGCATGATCGCGCGCGCGTTCGCGATCGTGGACGCCGCCGGTGACGTGGAGGGGGCCGAACGCGCGCTCTCCGAGGAGCTGCCGCTGCGCCACTATCCGTGGGCGGACGCCGCACCGGAGGCCGTGGCGTTCGCGTTCGCCCTGGTCCGCGCGCACGAGGGCGACCCGGTGCAGTCGGTCCTCGCCGGCGTCAACATGGGTCGGGACTCCGACACGATCGCCGCGATGGCCGGCGCGATCTGCGGCGCCGCCTCGGGCACCTCGGCGCTGCCCGACGACTGGGCCCCTCGCGTCCGCGAGGTCGCAGGGGTCTGCGTCACCGCCACGCGCGGCGCGGACCTGCTCGCGATCGCCGACGACCTGGCGGCGGCCTCCCATGGCTGA